The segment GCGAGTGCCGAGGAACAGAAGGCGCTGCAGCACCTGCAGCGCGCGCAGGCCGTCTTCCGCGACATCGAGATCCGCCGCCAGCAGGGCGGGGGCGGTGGTGGCGGCGGAGGCGGGGGAGGTGGTGGTGGGGAGCAGCAGGACCTTGCCGATCTCTTTCAGCTCGACACCGACAAGATGCGGAATCAGTACGAGGCGGTGCAGCAGCAGCGGAGCACCACGACGCAGCAGCAGGTCGACAGTGCGGCCGAGCGGTTGCGGGAACTGGCGGCGCGGCAGCAGCAGCAGAATGAGCGAGAGCAGCGCGAGGCCGCCGCCCTGCGCGAACGACTCGGCCGCGATCTCGGCGCCGCCTCGAGCGGTGGCGGGAGTGGCCAGCGGGAGCTGGCACGGCAGGCAGAAGAAGAGGCACGACGGTTGGAGCGGCTGGCGCGTGAACAGCAGTCGCCCGAGTTGGCCGACGCCGCACGCGCAGCGCAGGAGGCCGCCGATGCGATGCGCCGCGCGAGCACGGGTGCGGCGGGGCAAGGCAACGCCGCACTCGACCGGCTGCGCAACGCCGCCCGCAGTGCGGAGGGAGTCCGGCAGCGGAGCGTGACGGACGATATCCGGCAACTCGACGACAAGGCACGGCAACTCGAGGCGCAGCAGGAGCGCATCGCCAGCGGGGTCGAGCGATTGGGCGCGGCCGCGCCGAGTGATCGTGCGCAGCAACTCCGCCGCCTGGACCAGCAGAAGGATTCCCTCTCGCGTGGCCTCGAACAGGTGCGTGAGGGAGCGGAACGGCTCGCCCGCGATGTGCGCCGTGACCAGCCGGCGGCGGCGCGTGGACTCGACTCGGCGGCGGCACGCATTCGTGAGACCGCGCTGCCCCGCACGGTGAGCTACACCAAGAACACGGTGCGGACCGGCTCGCCCGAATACGCTCGGGCGTTGGAGTCACAGGTCGGCGAGCAGGTCGGCGCGGTGCGCGAGCAGATCACCTCTGCGGCGAACTCCGTGCGCGAATCCGAGGGGAGCCGTCAGGAACGGACGCTCGAACGGACGCGGGACCTGGTGCGGGAGATGGAGTCGCTGCGGAACAGGACGGCGAACAGCGAACAGCGGGCAGGGGCAGGGGCAGGGGCAGGGGCAGGGGCAGGGGCAGGGGCAGGGGCAGGGGCAGGGGCAGGGGCAGGGGCAGGGGCAGGGGCAGGGGCGGGGCCAGCGCGGTGGTCAGGGCCAGGGCGGGCGCACTGGCATGGCAGGGATGGGCGGACCGGGCGGCGCGGCGGGCGGCAGCGCCGACGCCGGGTCCCCGCGGCAACTCGGGCGGGAAGTTGCCATGCGGCGGCAGGAGGCCGAGGCGCTTCGCGGTGAAGTGGCCGCCCAAGGGGGCGACGTCGGCGAGCTCGATCGGGCGATTGCGTCGCTCCGCGATCTCGAGGCACAGATCGCCCGCGACAAGCCGCAGGGGGTCGCGGCGCTCCAATCCGCCGTGATCGAGGGACTCAAGACCTTTGAGTTCACGCTCTGGCGTCGGGCCAACGGCGGCGAAGGCACGCCAGCGGTGGGTCCGCGGGGCCAGGTGCCTGCCGAGTACCGGGCACTGGTGGAGGAGTACTACAGGTCGCTCGCCCGGCGGCCCTGAGATTCTGCCGGAAGCCCGCCACAGCGCCATTTGACGGCGAATCTGCTGCCGAGCGTCGCATGGATGCGACGGTCGGCAGTGGCCGTTGATGGCACCTCACTTGCTTGGTCAGCGTGGACCTTCTTTTGCGTCAGTAGTCTTCCCTATGACCACTCCGCAACGCCCGAACCAGACTTCGACCGATGCCCTCTGGCAGCGGTGGCGCAAGGACAACTGCGCCGATGCCCGCCGAGAGCTGCTGGGGCGCTACCTCGGCCTGGTCCATCACGCCGCGCGAGAGATGGCTCCGCGCGTCCGCGACGCCGTCTCCCTCGAAGAGCTGGTCTCGGCCGGTTCGGTCGGGCTGCTGCAGGCAATGGCCGGATTCGAGCCCGAGCGTGGGCTCGCGTTCTCGACCTTTGCCATGCGCCGGATCCGCGGCGCCATTCTCGATGAACTCCGTGCGCGCGATCCGCTCTCCCGCGTCGACCGCGCCCATGCGCGCCGGCTCGACAGCGCCGTGGCGGAATGTGAACAGCGGCTGGGCCGGGCCCCGAGCACCGGCGAGATCGCCAGTCACCTGGGGGTCGACCACGAGACGATCCATCGGTGGCGCGAACGGACGTTGACGATCGGTCCGGTCTCGCTCGAAGGGGAGCCGGGTGGCCACAGCCTCGCGGATCGACTGGGCGACGCCGAGGGCGATCCGGTCCAGGACGCGATGGAGGAGTCGGACCGCAAGCGCGTGCTCCACGAGGCGCTGGCAGAGCTGCCGCAGCGGGAACGGCTGGTGCTGGCGCGCTCCTTTCTGGAGGAGAAGCCGCTCCGGGAGATCGCCACCGAGCTCGGGGTCACCGAGTCCCGGGTCTGCCAGCTCCGAGCCCAGGGGATCGCCAGGCTCCGCCGGATTCCCAGACTCGCGTACGCCCGCGACTGAACGCGTAAAGCGGTTCCGCGCTTTGCGTTGAACCTCGGTTGATCGTTCCGCTTACATTTGCGCATCGAAGTTCCGTCCCCCCGGAGGGATCGATGCGCGCTGCCTTCGCGTCACTCGTGGATTATGCCGGTCTCTTTCCTCCCGCCGCCCTCGGCATGGCCGACGCGGTGCGGGAGTATGATCGCGAGCGGCGCGGCCCCGATCGCTGGATGCTCGGGCGCTTCATCGTGGCCGCGAGTCGCCTCGAAGAGCTCGGCACCGCGATCGAGAGCGAGGGGCTCTCTACCCCACGGCACGATCCCTGGCGCGTCTCCGCGGTCATGGGCGTCCACCTTCCCGACGAACTCTCACGTGTCAACGCGTTTCGCGCCGCCTGGGAAGGTCGCGGAGTGACGGTCGACGCCCTCGAGTACAAGGTGAGCTCGGTCGGGCAACTGTTGACGGTCGCCGAGCAGATCCCTCCCGCCTATCAGCGCTTCTTCGAGGTCCCGCACGAAGGCCCGTACGGCCCACTCGTCGCCGCGATCGGGCGCGTGGGTGCCTTCGCCAAGGTGCGCACCGGTGGCACCACCGCCGATCTCTTTCCCGCGCCCGAGCAACTGACTGCCTTCCTCATTGCGGCGACGGGGCAGGGCGTGCGCTTCAAGGCCACGGCTGGTTTGCATCATCCCTACCGCGGCGAGTATCGCCTGACGTATGCGCCGGAGGCGGAACGTGGCTGGATGTACGGCTTCGTCAATCTGCTGGTCGCGACGGCGCTGCTCCTGCGGAGTGGCGATGGCGAGACCGCGCAGGCCATCCTCGAAGCGGTTGGGCCCGAGGCGTTCGAGCGTGACGACGCCGGCATCCGCGCGCTTGGCCACCACTTCCCGTGGGATGAGCTCGCCCGGGCACGCGACCGCGCCTTCACCTCGTTCGGCTCCTGTTCCTTCCGTGAGCCGGTGGACGAACTCGGACTTCCGGAGCAGGTGGCATGACCGACCTCGATCGCAGTCACGACCCAGCCCGCACCTCGTGGGTCGCGTCGGCCAACGGCCACCGCGACTTCCCGATCCAGAACCTCCCCTTCGGCGTGATCGAGGGTCAGGGGGAGGAGCCGGAGATTGTCGTCGCGATCGGCGACATGGTGCTTCACCTCCGGTCGGCGGTCGAGGCAGGGTGGGGGAGTGAACTCTCGATCGACGCGATTACGCGGATCGTCTTCGGTCCGCTCAATCACCTCGCCGCGGCATCGCCGAGGGAGTGGACGCTGGTCCGGCTCGCGCTGAGCGATGCGCTCTCCGATCCGGCGTGGCAGGAGCGACTCTCGCCCGCACTGATGCCGCAGGATGCGGTCGAGATGTTGCTGCCGGTGCACATTGGCGACTACACCGACTTCTATGCTTCCGTGCACCATGCGACCAATGTCGGCTCGATGTTTCGGCCCGACAATCCGCTGCTGCCCAACTACAAGTGGGTGCCGATCGGCTACCACGGGCGTGCGTCGTCGATCGTGCTCGACGGCACCCCGATTCGCCGCCCGCATGGCCAGACCAAGGCCGCGGACGCCGAGACGCCGACCTTCGGCCCGTCGCGCTCGCTCGATTACGAACTCGAGGTCGCCCTGGTGATCGGCGGGGAGAACGACCTCGGCACGCCGGTGACCAGCGCAACGGCCACCGACCGGATCTTCGGCGTGGTGTTGCTCAACGATTGGTCCGCGCGTGATCTGCAGGCGTGGGAGTACCAGCCCCTCGGTCCGTTCCTCGCCAAGAACTTTGCCAGCACCATTTCGCCGTGGGTCGTGACAACCGACGCGTTGCGGCCCTTTCGTGCCGCGATGCCGGCGCGTGCGGCCGGCGACCCCGCTCCGCTGCCGTACCTGCAGGTGCCGGGGGATCGCACTTGGCACATCGGGCTCGAGGTCGCGCTCCAGACCGCCGCGATGCGGTCGCGTGGTGATGCGCCGTTCGTGGTGTCGCGGGTCGACTTCGCGGACGCGATGTATTGGAGCCCCGCGCAGCTGGTGACACACCATGGCAGCAACGGCTGCAACCTGCTCGCGGGCGACCTCCTGGGGAGCGGCACGATTTCCGGTCTTGCGCCGGAGAGCCGCGGCTGCCTGCTGGAGCGCACGTGGCGCGGCGCCGAGCCGCTCACGCTCCCCGATGCCACCACGCGCAAGTTCCTCGAGGATGCCGACGAGGTGCTGATCACCGGGCACTGCGAGTCACCGGGCGCCGTGTCGATCGGCTTCGGCTCGTGTCGCGGGGTGGTGGCGCCGGCATGACGCGCGTGGTGCCCGTGGTCGTGACCTACCTCGAGATGCGCACACCGCCGGCTGCCCCGCTCGTTGGAGACCCTCCCGGTGTCACGCTGGTGCGTGTCATGCCACCCGAGGCCGCAGAGGCGGCAGCCCGACTCTATCGCGCCGTGGGCGGTGCGTGGCACTGGCGTGATCGGTTGGCGTGGGCGCCGTCGGATTGGGCCGCCGCGCTGCATGCGCCGGCCGTCGAACTCTGGGTCGCGCGCCGTGGTCCCGTCGAACTCGGCTACGTGGAGTTGGCACCATCCGGATCGGCCATGGAGATTCGGTACTTCGGGCTGGTGCCCGAGGCGATGGGGCAGGGGCTGGGACGCTGGTTGCTGCACCGCACCATTGCGCTGGCCTGGGCCACCGCGCCGAGCCGCGTCATCCTGAACACCTGTACCCTCGACGGTCCGGCGGCGTTGCCGAACTATCTGGCCCGTGGCTTCACCATCGTCCGCGAAGAGCATCAACTGCGGGAATTGCCGACATGAATCTCGCCGACCTGCGCCGCGACTACGCGCGCGCCGATCTGGATATTGCCGATACCGATCCCGATCCCTACGCCCAGTTCCGGCGCTGGTTCACCGAAGCCGAAGCGGCCAAGTTGCTCGAGCCGAACGCGATGACACTGGCGACGGCGACCGCCGACGGTCGGCCGAGTGCGCGGATCGTGTTGCTCAAAGGGATCTCCGAGCTGGGCTTCGTCTTCTTCACCGACTATCGCTCCCGCAAGGCGCGCGAACTCGATGCCAATCCGCACGCGGCACTCGCCTTCCATTGGGGCGAGTTGGAGCGGCAAGTGCGCGTGGTGGGCCGCGTCGAGCGCATCCCTGCGTCCGAGTCGATGGCGTACTTCCTGAGCAGACCGGTCGGCTCGCAGGTTGGCGCCTGGGCATCGCTGCAGAGCGCCCTGCTCGAAGACCGCGCCTTGCTCATGGAAAAGGTGAGCGAGCTGGTCAAGCACTTTCAGACGACGCCGATTTCGTGGCCGAGTCACTGGGGCGGCTACCGCGTGGTGCCGTCCGAGATCGAGTTCTGGCAGGGGCGGCCCAATCGGCTGCATGATCGGATCCTCTACACCTCATCCCCGGAGTCTGGATGGCAGCGCGTCCGTCTTTCGCCTTGATCGCCCTCGTGGTGTCCGCTGTGCCGCTCTCGGCCCAGCAGTTCCAGCTCGACATCCCGTCGATCATGCGCGGGCCCGAGACGGTGGGGCGTGAGCCAACCGGCATCCAGTGGACGCCGGATTCGCGGTGGATCCACTTCTCGTGGTTGCCGCCGGGGAGCGACTGGCGAGCCACGACCGAGAGCTACCGCGTCCGTGCCGAAGCGGGAGCCGTCCCCGAGAAGCTCACGCGGGCGCAGGTGGATTCGTTCGCCCCATTGTTCGCCACCGGTCCGCTGTCGCGTGACGGGAAGCGCCGCCTCCTCGCCATTCGCGGCGACCTCTGGATCGCGACGCTCGCCACCGGCGTGCGCCGACAGCTGACCAGCACGGCGCAGGCCGAACAGGCCCTCGGTTGGTCCACCGATGACACGCGCATCTTCTACCGCGTGGGCGACAACGCCTATGCCTTCCGACTCGCCGACGGCTATGTCGAGCAACTCACCGACATCCGGCTTGCGCCGCCGAGTGCGGCAGACAGTGCGGGCCGGCCAGCGCCGCCCTCCGCGCAACGCACGCAGCTCGAGCGCGATCAGCGCGACCTCTTTCAAGTCATCCGTGACCGCACCTTCGGCGATTCGGCCGGTGGTCGTGGTGGTGCAGGACGCGGCGGGGCGGGACGTGGCGGCGCCGGGCAAGCCGCAGCGACCGGGCTCCGACCGATCACCCTGGCGCGCGGTGAATCGCTGCGCAGCATGTGGCTCTCGCCGCGGGGTAGCCACGCACTCATCACTGTCGGCACCAGCGCGACGCCCCAAGCGACGACGATGCCGGTCTGGATCACGGCATCGGGGTATGTCGAGCAGCGGCCGGGCCGCAGCAAGGTGGGCGACGCGATCGGTCGTTCGCGGATGGCGATGCTCGACTTGGCGACGGGGCGTGCCACCTGGCTCCGGCCGATCGCCAGCGACAGCAGCGGGATGTACTCCACCCTGACGTCGTGGGGCTGGAATGACGCCGGCACATCGGCGCTGATCGTGGCCGGCACGGCCGACTACAACACGCGCATCATCTCGCGGGTCGACGCCGACTCCGCGCGACTGACCCCGATCGAGACGCTGCGCGATTCCGCCTGGGTCGGCGGACCGTGCAGCGGCTGCGGCGGCTGGCTGCCGGGCACGCTCGGGCTCTGGTGGGTGAGCGAGGCTGATGGCTGGGCGCAGCTGTACACCCAACAGGCCGATGGTACCGCGCGCAAGCAGCTGACGCAGGGGCAGTGGGAGGTGTTCGACGTGGCGATCTCGCCCGACCGGACGCGCTTCCAGATGCACACCTCCGAGGGCTCGCGCTACGAGCGCCACTTCTGGACCATGGCCCTCGACGGTTCGGCGCGGACGCGCTACACCGCGGCGAAGGGCGGACATCAGGTCGT is part of the Gemmatimonadota bacterium genome and harbors:
- the fahA gene encoding fumarylacetoacetase; the encoded protein is MTDLDRSHDPARTSWVASANGHRDFPIQNLPFGVIEGQGEEPEIVVAIGDMVLHLRSAVEAGWGSELSIDAITRIVFGPLNHLAAASPREWTLVRLALSDALSDPAWQERLSPALMPQDAVEMLLPVHIGDYTDFYASVHHATNVGSMFRPDNPLLPNYKWVPIGYHGRASSIVLDGTPIRRPHGQTKAADAETPTFGPSRSLDYELEVALVIGGENDLGTPVTSATATDRIFGVVLLNDWSARDLQAWEYQPLGPFLAKNFASTISPWVVTTDALRPFRAAMPARAAGDPAPLPYLQVPGDRTWHIGLEVALQTAAMRSRGDAPFVVSRVDFADAMYWSPAQLVTHHGSNGCNLLAGDLLGSGTISGLAPESRGCLLERTWRGAEPLTLPDATTRKFLEDADEVLITGHCESPGAVSIGFGSCRGVVAPA
- a CDS encoding sigma-70 family RNA polymerase sigma factor; this translates as MTTPQRPNQTSTDALWQRWRKDNCADARRELLGRYLGLVHHAAREMAPRVRDAVSLEELVSAGSVGLLQAMAGFEPERGLAFSTFAMRRIRGAILDELRARDPLSRVDRAHARRLDSAVAECEQRLGRAPSTGEIASHLGVDHETIHRWRERTLTIGPVSLEGEPGGHSLADRLGDAEGDPVQDAMEESDRKRVLHEALAELPQRERLVLARSFLEEKPLREIATELGVTESRVCQLRAQGIARLRRIPRLAYARD
- the pdxH gene encoding pyridoxamine 5'-phosphate oxidase, with translation MNLADLRRDYARADLDIADTDPDPYAQFRRWFTEAEAAKLLEPNAMTLATATADGRPSARIVLLKGISELGFVFFTDYRSRKARELDANPHAALAFHWGELERQVRVVGRVERIPASESMAYFLSRPVGSQVGAWASLQSALLEDRALLMEKVSELVKHFQTTPISWPSHWGGYRVVPSEIEFWQGRPNRLHDRILYTSSPESGWQRVRLSP
- a CDS encoding prolyl oligopeptidase family serine peptidase, which codes for MAARPSFALIALVVSAVPLSAQQFQLDIPSIMRGPETVGREPTGIQWTPDSRWIHFSWLPPGSDWRATTESYRVRAEAGAVPEKLTRAQVDSFAPLFATGPLSRDGKRRLLAIRGDLWIATLATGVRRQLTSTAQAEQALGWSTDDTRIFYRVGDNAYAFRLADGYVEQLTDIRLAPPSAADSAGRPAPPSAQRTQLERDQRDLFQVIRDRTFGDSAGGRGGAGRGGAGRGGAGQAAATGLRPITLARGESLRSMWLSPRGSHALITVGTSATPQATTMPVWITASGYVEQRPGRSKVGDAIGRSRMAMLDLATGRATWLRPIASDSSGMYSTLTSWGWNDAGTSALIVAGTADYNTRIISRVDADSARLTPIETLRDSAWVGGPCSGCGGWLPGTLGLWWVSEADGWAQLYTQQADGTARKQLTQGQWEVFDVAISPDRTRFQMHTSEGSRYERHFWTMALDGSARTRYTAAKGGHQVVVSPDGKWLADVASSSNTPPELFLQSAKPMASAARLTTSPTAEWRAAKWIAPAIVEIPASDGAKVPARIYRPEQMGATSNGAAVIFVHGAGYLQNVHEYWSTYSREYQFHHLLASKGYIVLDLDYRGSAGQGRDWRTAIYRHMGGRDLEDQVDASRWLRTQGIEAERIGIYGGSYGGFITLMALFTRADYFGAGAALRSVTDWAHYNHGYTAQILNEPQDDTTAYRRSSPIYFADGLKDPLLMAHGMVDANVQFQDIVRLSQRLIELGKTRWELAVYPVEDHGFVRPDSWTDEYRRILDLFDRWLPKGSAGQRD
- a CDS encoding GNAT family N-acetyltransferase, with the protein product MTRVVPVVVTYLEMRTPPAAPLVGDPPGVTLVRVMPPEAAEAAARLYRAVGGAWHWRDRLAWAPSDWAAALHAPAVELWVARRGPVELGYVELAPSGSAMEIRYFGLVPEAMGQGLGRWLLHRTIALAWATAPSRVILNTCTLDGPAALPNYLARGFTIVREEHQLRELPT